In Streptomyces canus, one DNA window encodes the following:
- a CDS encoding PEP-utilizing enzyme, whose product MKSWITDGRRSERLPHYTRANAGETLPEPASPLGWTLVWGRGLQGWRRGFVGFGIYREEEVAGPWPPFAGMFGGYFYLNLSHMRLFGIRMGQTADQIDTAFVGQRSDTPVYVAHPEDEDAELTAKAGATVQRMLGQTGFPEADADQERLRRIRRERPDLTRLSAAELVAHARSLLDEVETTFQRHVESSLPASVGPAILGPLCAGLDRPGAMLDLIGGLGDVDSASPSTGLWALSRQVVASTELTALFDRGTAAVERALDGASGDVKAFRDAFEEFLAASGDRGPNEWDIHALSWEAAPVQALALVDRIRHSPDDDSPAERHRRLTERRERLAKEIRDALPEDAQPMFDAGMHASQVWIPARERTKANCVTVINEIRMAVRELGRRGVGAGLFAEPEDVMMLLESELDDYVADPGRFGPVIAQRLGEYAGLRELEPPFFVAQDAQTAIDTWPRRSEDGITSAGEGDVLTGVGGSQGTYTGRVRVVTDPASCEALEPGEVLVAPITDAAWTPLFLVAGAAVVDVGALNSHAVVVCRELGIPAVISVEGGTRRLRDGMVITVDGTKGTVTVDGVPAALAV is encoded by the coding sequence ATGAAGAGCTGGATCACGGACGGGCGCCGCAGTGAGCGGCTGCCCCACTACACCCGCGCCAACGCGGGCGAGACCCTGCCGGAGCCCGCCAGCCCACTGGGCTGGACCCTGGTGTGGGGACGCGGGCTGCAGGGCTGGCGCCGCGGCTTCGTCGGGTTCGGCATCTACCGCGAGGAGGAAGTGGCAGGCCCCTGGCCGCCGTTCGCCGGAATGTTCGGCGGGTACTTCTACCTCAACCTGTCGCACATGCGGCTGTTCGGCATCCGTATGGGGCAGACGGCGGACCAGATCGACACGGCCTTCGTCGGCCAGCGCTCCGACACCCCTGTGTACGTGGCGCATCCGGAGGACGAGGACGCGGAACTGACGGCCAAGGCCGGGGCGACGGTGCAGCGGATGCTGGGACAGACCGGCTTCCCCGAGGCCGACGCCGACCAGGAACGGCTGCGCCGGATCCGCCGCGAGCGGCCCGACCTGACGCGGTTGTCCGCCGCGGAACTCGTGGCACACGCCCGTTCGCTCCTCGACGAGGTGGAGACCACCTTCCAGCGGCACGTCGAGTCGTCGCTGCCGGCGTCCGTCGGACCGGCCATCCTCGGTCCGCTGTGCGCGGGCCTGGACCGGCCCGGCGCCATGCTGGACCTCATCGGCGGACTCGGTGACGTCGACTCGGCCTCCCCCTCCACCGGGCTGTGGGCACTGTCCCGCCAAGTGGTGGCCTCGACCGAGCTGACCGCGCTGTTCGACCGGGGTACGGCGGCAGTGGAGCGGGCGCTGGACGGGGCGAGCGGGGACGTGAAGGCGTTCCGGGACGCCTTCGAGGAGTTCCTGGCCGCGTCCGGTGACCGGGGCCCCAACGAGTGGGACATCCACGCACTGTCCTGGGAGGCGGCACCGGTCCAGGCCCTGGCTCTCGTCGACCGCATCCGGCACAGCCCGGACGACGACTCCCCGGCCGAGCGCCACCGGCGGCTGACCGAGCGCCGCGAACGGCTCGCGAAGGAGATCCGGGACGCCCTCCCCGAGGACGCCCAGCCGATGTTCGACGCCGGCATGCACGCCTCCCAGGTGTGGATCCCGGCCCGCGAGCGGACCAAGGCGAACTGCGTGACCGTCATCAACGAGATCCGGATGGCGGTACGGGAACTGGGCCGCCGCGGGGTCGGGGCGGGGCTCTTCGCCGAGCCCGAGGACGTGATGATGCTGCTGGAGAGCGAGCTCGACGACTACGTCGCCGACCCGGGGCGCTTCGGCCCCGTCATCGCGCAGCGGCTTGGGGAGTACGCCGGGCTGCGGGAGCTGGAACCGCCCTTCTTCGTCGCCCAGGACGCCCAGACGGCGATCGACACCTGGCCGCGGCGCAGCGAGGACGGGATCACGTCCGCCGGTGAAGGCGATGTGCTGACGGGTGTCGGCGGCAGCCAGGGCACCTACACCGGCCGGGTGCGGGTGGTCACCGACCCGGCCTCATGCGAGGCGCTGGAGCCGGGCGAGGTGCTGGTGGCACCGATCACCGACGCGGCCTGGACACCGCTGTTCCTGGTCGCCGGGGCGGCCGTGGTGGACGTGGGCGCGCTCAACAGCCACGCCGTCGTGGTCTGCCGGGAGCTGGGCATCCCGGCCGTCATCTCGGTCGAGGGCGGTACCCGGCGGCTGCGGGACGGCATGGTGATCACGGTCGACGGCACCAAGGGCACGGTCACCGTGGACGGCGTCCCGGCGGCACTCGCCGTCTGA
- a CDS encoding putative quinol monooxygenase — protein MAEEIIVAGWMDYEPADRDTMLGHLVEVGKRTRAAEPGCLDYAMTADPADERRIRVYERWVSQQALDEHFATAHIKEFRAATTGLTRVGVSMEVFSIGASHSMR, from the coding sequence GTGGCAGAGGAAATCATCGTCGCCGGCTGGATGGACTACGAGCCCGCGGACCGCGACACGATGCTGGGCCACCTCGTCGAGGTCGGAAAGCGCACGCGTGCGGCGGAACCCGGCTGTCTGGACTACGCCATGACCGCGGATCCCGCCGACGAGCGCCGGATCCGGGTGTATGAGCGCTGGGTGTCCCAGCAGGCCCTCGACGAGCACTTCGCCACCGCGCACATCAAGGAGTTCCGCGCGGCCACGACGGGGCTGACGCGGGTGGGTGTCTCCATGGAGGTCTTCAGCATCGGGGCGAGTCACTCCATGCGGTAG
- a CDS encoding NADP-dependent oxidoreductase: MAPRTTRVVCLVRRPDGEPTLGDFAVEERPLPPLSEGWLLVRNLYMSVDPSMRGRLESTEKHYTHNFTPGSPLDGRALGVVEESRCPSVPPGTFVRHQLGWREWAVLDPADTDAAGRIDPQLAPLTTWLGLLGQTGFTAYVGLARIAEVRPGDTVFVSAAAGAVGSAAGQFARLLGAERVIGTAGGPDKCALLVKEFGYDAAADYRAEPVRDALARLAPDGIDVYFDNVGGEQLAAALHALRTGGRIALCGMMSQFGGERRSTDINQLIQAVLKRLTLRGFIVRDHDDLRPEFESRVADWLRSGRVTARETVTDGLDSAAGALLALLDGGNVGKMLVRLADDPYSRA, translated from the coding sequence ATGGCGCCCCGCACCACCCGCGTGGTCTGCCTGGTGCGCCGGCCCGACGGGGAACCGACCCTCGGGGACTTCGCCGTCGAGGAGCGCCCGCTTCCACCCCTGAGCGAGGGGTGGTTGCTCGTCCGCAACCTCTACATGAGCGTCGACCCGTCGATGCGTGGGCGCCTGGAGAGCACCGAGAAGCACTACACACACAACTTCACGCCCGGCTCGCCGCTGGACGGCCGCGCCCTCGGCGTCGTGGAGGAGAGCCGCTGTCCGTCCGTGCCGCCGGGCACCTTCGTACGCCATCAGCTCGGCTGGCGGGAGTGGGCCGTCCTCGACCCCGCGGACACCGATGCCGCAGGCCGTATCGACCCGCAACTCGCCCCGCTGACCACGTGGTTGGGGCTGCTCGGGCAGACCGGCTTCACCGCCTACGTCGGGCTCGCGCGGATCGCCGAGGTGCGCCCCGGCGACACCGTCTTCGTGTCGGCGGCGGCCGGGGCCGTCGGCAGCGCGGCCGGACAGTTCGCCCGGCTGCTGGGCGCCGAGCGCGTCATCGGAACCGCCGGAGGGCCGGACAAGTGCGCCCTGCTGGTCAAGGAGTTCGGCTACGACGCCGCCGCGGACTACCGCGCCGAGCCGGTGCGCGACGCCCTCGCCCGCCTGGCGCCCGACGGCATCGACGTGTACTTCGACAACGTCGGCGGGGAGCAACTCGCCGCCGCCCTGCACGCGTTGCGGACGGGCGGCCGGATCGCCCTGTGCGGCATGATGTCGCAGTTCGGCGGGGAGCGTCGGTCCACCGACATCAACCAGCTGATCCAGGCCGTCCTCAAGCGGCTCACCCTGCGCGGCTTCATCGTGCGCGATCACGACGACCTGCGGCCGGAGTTCGAGAGCCGCGTGGCCGACTGGCTCCGCTCGGGCCGCGTCACCGCCCGCGAGACGGTGACGGACGGCCTCGACAGCGCGGCCGGCGCCCTGCTGGCGCTGCTGGACGGTGGCAACGTCGGCAAGATGCTGGTCCGGTTGGCCGACGATCCTTACAGTCGCGCATAG
- a CDS encoding transposase yields the protein MSPKQVTHPLTGQVYRLTEDGLVEVTDPRTGARGIFDFQARWQSGELRHADLQMAGWVGRLAQRRGATPPEA from the coding sequence GTGAGCCCCAAGCAAGTGACCCATCCGCTGACCGGGCAGGTGTACCGGCTCACCGAGGACGGGCTGGTCGAAGTGACCGACCCACGGACCGGAGCCCGCGGCATTTTCGACTTCCAGGCCCGCTGGCAGTCCGGCGAACTGCGCCACGCCGACCTCCAGATGGCCGGCTGGGTGGGCCGTCTCGCCCAGCGGCGCGGCGCCACGCCGCCGGAGGCGTGA
- a CDS encoding 2Fe-2S iron-sulfur cluster binding domain-containing protein — translation MDEHVTHTVAVRPSDVEIEVRDGEDLFSAAQRLGYRWPTVCGGMGTCRTCFVQVEEGAENCSPVGPLEREGIEALRRPVDGLTRLACRLRVEGPVTVTKRGVRRRPQE, via the coding sequence GTGGATGAACACGTGACCCACACGGTGGCGGTCAGGCCCTCGGACGTCGAGATCGAAGTCCGCGACGGCGAGGACCTGTTCAGCGCCGCCCAGCGGCTCGGCTACCGCTGGCCCACCGTCTGCGGCGGCATGGGCACCTGCCGCACCTGCTTCGTCCAGGTCGAGGAGGGCGCGGAGAACTGTTCTCCCGTGGGCCCGCTGGAGCGCGAGGGCATCGAGGCCCTGCGCAGGCCGGTGGACGGCCTGACCAGGCTCGCCTGCCGGCTCCGGGTCGAGGGCCCGGTGACCGTGACCAAACGCGGCGTACGCCGCCGACCGCAGGAGTGA
- a CDS encoding aromatic ring-hydroxylating oxygenase subunit alpha, whose translation MDDTSETGTARCPGPSVQDYLDRDSRPVPKALRFDHNDHIGSEDIDATRFTSRAWAEREMEQVWRRVWQFACLESEIPEVGDHEIYEIGDDSLIVVRTAPEEIRAYVNVCLHRGRKLRTSGGNVGEFRCPFHGFAWNLDGSMQSPPCAWDFPHVTPEKFSLPEAQVATWRGFVFINMDPCAESFESYRGTFDDYYIWPLENRYKSLHIAKVLPCNWKVAQDAFIESFHVIATHPQMLPWLADANSQYDVMADQPNWNRMINIQGAPSPHVADSVTEEDVLETFYDSRAFYAAAQGRDLVIQEGDALPSIPPGGTARQVLAQRMRDQLATTSQQDFSQTADTELLDAINYLLFPNFNPWGGAKSNIIYRFRPHGLDPDSCTAEIIFMSAPKQPGEMPPPAKIRWVPDDMLFADIPELGVLGPVFDQDCENLPYVQQGLKAMRKPGITLSNYQESRIRHFNQTLDQWMNT comes from the coding sequence ATGGACGATACGTCGGAGACGGGCACGGCGCGGTGCCCCGGACCCAGCGTCCAGGACTATCTCGACCGGGACAGCCGGCCGGTCCCCAAGGCGCTGAGGTTCGACCACAACGACCACATCGGCAGCGAGGACATCGATGCCACCCGCTTCACCTCCCGCGCCTGGGCCGAACGCGAGATGGAACAGGTCTGGCGGCGCGTGTGGCAGTTCGCCTGTCTGGAGAGCGAGATCCCCGAGGTCGGCGACCACGAGATCTACGAGATCGGTGACGACTCGCTGATCGTCGTGCGCACGGCACCCGAGGAGATCCGCGCGTACGTCAACGTCTGCCTGCACCGCGGCCGCAAGCTGCGCACGAGCGGCGGCAACGTCGGCGAGTTCCGCTGCCCGTTCCACGGCTTCGCCTGGAACCTCGACGGCAGCATGCAGAGCCCGCCCTGCGCCTGGGACTTCCCGCACGTCACCCCGGAGAAGTTCTCGCTGCCCGAGGCCCAGGTGGCCACCTGGCGCGGCTTCGTCTTCATCAACATGGACCCGTGTGCCGAGTCCTTCGAGAGCTACCGCGGCACCTTCGACGACTACTACATCTGGCCGCTGGAGAACCGCTACAAGTCGCTGCACATCGCCAAGGTGCTGCCCTGTAACTGGAAGGTCGCCCAGGACGCGTTCATCGAGTCCTTCCACGTGATCGCCACGCACCCGCAGATGCTGCCGTGGCTGGCCGACGCCAACTCCCAGTACGACGTGATGGCGGACCAGCCGAACTGGAACCGGATGATCAACATCCAGGGCGCCCCGAGCCCCCATGTGGCCGACTCCGTCACGGAGGAGGACGTCCTGGAGACCTTCTACGACTCCCGCGCGTTCTACGCGGCGGCCCAGGGCCGGGATCTGGTGATACAGGAAGGCGACGCGCTGCCTTCCATCCCGCCCGGCGGCACCGCCCGCCAGGTCCTCGCCCAGCGGATGCGCGATCAGCTGGCGACCACCTCGCAGCAGGACTTCTCGCAGACCGCGGACACCGAACTGCTGGACGCCATCAACTACCTGCTGTTCCCCAACTTCAACCCCTGGGGCGGCGCCAAGTCCAACATCATCTACCGGTTCCGGCCCCACGGCCTCGACCCCGACTCCTGCACCGCGGAGATCATCTTCATGTCGGCCCCGAAGCAGCCCGGCGAGATGCCGCCCCCGGCCAAGATCCGCTGGGTGCCGGACGACATGCTCTTCGCGGACATCCCCGAACTCGGCGTCCTCGGGCCGGTCTTCGACCAGGACTGCGAGAACCTGCCCTATGTCCAGCAGGGCCTGAAGGCGATGCGCAAGCCGGGCATCACACTGTCCAACTACCAGGAGAGCCGCATCCGCCACTTCAACCAGACGCTCGACCAGTGGATGAACACGTGA
- a CDS encoding substrate-binding domain-containing protein: MSPRPGRALRRALTAIVPVTALLTLAACGTDTTPAADSAKAAGADPAGLTAARAAVTKYSARPDRIPVTEPVGKKIPTGKKIDFILCGVQSCKDLADFFTAGAKELGWDVKQIATQGTPESVQAAYEQALRDKPDAVVASGFPRAVYAKQLAQLKQAGIPVVQSNADDVPGDGISLLKNGPKDVAVQGEMLASWVVSDSGAHADTVYFDLPAYTILKPVKDTFAAKYQQWCAGCGLDTVDVPITAIGKDMPDRVVSYVRSHPKVTHIVFSLGLLNVGVPAALKTAGITGKHIAVNVGDAQNYQYIESGLSDAAMALNSHEAAWLQVDALARHFTGQSMAVDQKAVLPNMLITGKDNLPSADGDFPLVEDYQAQFKALWGLS, encoded by the coding sequence ATGAGTCCCAGACCCGGACGCGCGCTCCGCCGCGCGCTCACCGCGATCGTCCCCGTCACCGCCCTGCTCACCCTGGCGGCGTGCGGCACCGACACCACTCCGGCCGCCGACTCCGCCAAGGCCGCGGGTGCCGACCCCGCCGGGCTGACCGCGGCCCGTGCGGCCGTCACGAAGTACTCGGCGCGCCCGGACCGGATCCCCGTCACCGAACCGGTGGGCAAGAAGATCCCCACGGGCAAGAAGATCGACTTCATCCTGTGCGGCGTGCAGTCCTGCAAGGATCTGGCCGACTTCTTCACCGCCGGGGCCAAGGAACTCGGCTGGGACGTCAAGCAGATCGCCACGCAGGGCACACCGGAGTCCGTCCAGGCCGCCTACGAGCAGGCACTGCGCGACAAGCCGGACGCCGTCGTCGCCTCGGGGTTCCCGCGCGCGGTGTACGCCAAGCAGCTGGCGCAGCTGAAGCAGGCCGGGATCCCGGTCGTCCAGTCGAACGCCGACGATGTGCCGGGCGACGGCATCTCGCTGCTGAAAAACGGGCCGAAGGATGTCGCCGTCCAGGGCGAGATGCTCGCCTCGTGGGTGGTGTCGGACAGCGGCGCCCACGCCGACACCGTCTACTTCGACCTGCCCGCCTACACCATCCTCAAGCCGGTCAAGGACACCTTCGCGGCCAAGTACCAGCAGTGGTGCGCGGGCTGCGGGCTGGACACCGTCGACGTACCGATCACCGCGATCGGCAAGGACATGCCGGACCGCGTGGTCTCGTACGTCCGCTCGCACCCGAAGGTGACCCACATCGTCTTCTCGCTGGGCCTGCTCAACGTGGGCGTGCCGGCCGCACTGAAGACCGCCGGCATCACCGGCAAGCACATCGCGGTGAACGTCGGTGACGCGCAGAACTACCAGTACATCGAGAGCGGCCTCAGCGACGCCGCCATGGCCCTCAACTCCCACGAGGCCGCCTGGCTCCAGGTCGACGCGCTGGCCCGCCACTTCACCGGCCAGTCCATGGCGGTGGACCAGAAGGCGGTGCTGCCCAACATGCTGATCACCGGCAAGGACAACCTCCCGTCCGCCGACGGTGACTTCCCGCTCGTCGAGGACTACCAGGCGCAGTTCAAGGCGCTCTGGGGTCTGAGCTGA
- a CDS encoding sugar ABC transporter ATP-binding protein — protein MVHAETPLGSAGTQETDRPVLRVSGLSKRFGATQALQDVDLDIAHGEIHALIGPNGSGKSTLIKILAGYHHAAPGAVAELDGEPFGLGQVTGSRHDRLRFVHQELGLVGELSATDNLALSRGFARTALGNIRWPEMERRTAALVERFGLGIDVRRPLSTATPVQRAVVAIAAALQGWEGRRGVLVLDEPTAVLPPGEVARLFDIVREIRDSGASVLYVSHRMDEIFALADRVTVIRGGRRIATRRVGELTPRSLAELMAGEETETEHRPRPVADGAEAVLEVRGLSAGPLHGVDFTLARGERLGITGLVGSGHEVVPYAVCGAYGGPVRGQVRVPERSPRWVEAKDAGRLGIPLVPADRAGEGVIGDFSVGENLTLPLLSRLRARAGRLHRRRESSLAEEWIGRVGVRTAGRGARITTLSGGNQQKVVVARCLAQRPPVLVLCEPTAGVDIATRLQLYDLIERQADEGMGVIVSSSDTEDLLALCTRVLVVRDGRIVREISGRDITEPSLVHAMEGTEWTEEGTE, from the coding sequence ATGGTGCACGCTGAAACGCCGCTCGGGTCGGCCGGGACGCAGGAGACCGACCGGCCCGTGCTGCGGGTGTCCGGACTGTCGAAGCGATTCGGCGCGACCCAGGCACTCCAGGACGTCGACCTCGACATCGCCCACGGCGAGATCCATGCGCTGATCGGGCCCAACGGCTCCGGCAAGTCCACCCTCATCAAGATCCTCGCCGGGTATCACCACGCCGCCCCGGGAGCGGTCGCCGAACTCGACGGCGAGCCGTTCGGCCTGGGCCAGGTCACCGGCTCCCGGCACGACAGGCTCCGCTTCGTCCACCAGGAGCTGGGCCTGGTGGGCGAGTTGAGCGCCACGGACAACCTCGCCCTCAGCCGCGGCTTCGCCCGTACGGCCCTGGGCAACATCCGCTGGCCGGAGATGGAACGCCGTACGGCGGCCCTGGTCGAACGCTTCGGGCTCGGCATCGACGTACGCCGTCCCCTGTCGACCGCCACCCCCGTCCAGCGCGCGGTGGTGGCCATCGCCGCCGCCCTGCAGGGCTGGGAGGGCCGCCGAGGCGTCCTGGTGCTCGACGAGCCGACCGCGGTGCTGCCGCCCGGAGAGGTGGCCCGGCTCTTCGACATCGTGCGGGAGATCCGCGACTCCGGTGCCAGCGTCCTGTACGTCTCGCACCGGATGGACGAGATCTTCGCGCTCGCCGACCGGGTCACCGTGATCCGCGGCGGCCGCCGGATCGCCACCCGCCGGGTCGGCGAGCTCACTCCCCGGTCGCTGGCGGAGCTGATGGCGGGCGAGGAGACGGAGACCGAGCACCGGCCGCGGCCCGTTGCCGATGGCGCCGAGGCCGTGCTGGAGGTGCGCGGATTGTCGGCCGGACCGCTGCACGGCGTCGACTTCACCCTGGCCCGGGGCGAGCGGCTGGGCATCACCGGCCTGGTCGGCTCGGGCCACGAGGTGGTGCCGTACGCGGTGTGCGGGGCGTACGGCGGACCGGTGCGCGGCCAGGTGCGGGTGCCTGAGCGCTCCCCGCGCTGGGTCGAAGCGAAGGACGCGGGGCGGCTCGGTATCCCTCTCGTGCCCGCGGACCGGGCCGGCGAGGGCGTGATCGGTGACTTCTCGGTCGGCGAGAACCTCACCCTCCCGCTGCTCAGCCGGCTCCGCGCCCGGGCCGGGCGGCTGCACCGGCGCCGCGAATCCTCACTCGCCGAGGAATGGATCGGGCGGGTCGGGGTGCGCACGGCCGGCCGCGGCGCCCGGATCACCACGCTGAGCGGCGGCAACCAGCAAAAGGTCGTCGTGGCCCGCTGCCTGGCCCAGCGGCCGCCGGTACTGGTGCTGTGCGAGCCCACGGCGGGCGTCGACATCGCGACCCGGCTGCAGCTGTACGACCTGATAGAGCGTCAGGCCGATGAGGGGATGGGCGTGATCGTGTCCTCGTCCGACACCGAGGACCTGCTCGCCCTGTGCACCCGGGTCCTGGTGGTACGGGACGGCCGGATCGTACGGGAGATCAGCGGCCGGGACATCACCGAGCCCTCGCTGGTCCACGCCATGGAAGGAACCGAGTGGACCGAGGAAGGAACCGAGTGA
- a CDS encoding ABC transporter permease, whose amino-acid sequence MTSTPTRTAEFRPSESEVPTASGPRSLGTLSRRAAAALSFRTVGAVYVWLLIIVLFSVWAPDTFPTVTTVKQVLNGNAVAGLVALSVVLPLAARVFDLSVAYTMSLTSVLTAHFLVSTGLGPGAAIALAMTAALVVGVVNGVVVVVLRVDSFIATLATGALIQSLITMVTDDSSITGVQLLAKPFADIAQLDAGGITLPVLYLLLAATAIWFLLEHTATGRRLYATGFNADAARLQGVRTNRLRFLTLVTSALVSGFAGVVFASSVGSGSPSAGTPYLLSAYAAAFVGATQLRAGRFNAWGTVIAVLLLGTGITGLGLATSAQWAASLFTGAVLIVALVLTGGRITLPAVLRRHKAPTVAEADDVSVPDKEFT is encoded by the coding sequence ATGACATCCACCCCGACCCGGACCGCCGAGTTCCGGCCGAGCGAAAGCGAGGTGCCCACGGCGTCCGGCCCGCGGAGCCTGGGCACGCTGAGCCGACGGGCGGCGGCAGCCCTGTCGTTCCGCACCGTCGGCGCCGTCTACGTATGGCTGCTGATCATCGTCCTCTTCTCCGTGTGGGCACCGGACACGTTCCCTACCGTCACCACGGTCAAGCAGGTCCTGAACGGCAACGCGGTGGCCGGACTGGTGGCGCTCAGCGTCGTACTCCCGCTGGCCGCACGCGTCTTCGATCTGTCGGTCGCCTACACCATGTCCCTCACGAGTGTGCTGACCGCCCACTTCCTGGTCTCCACGGGCCTGGGCCCCGGCGCCGCGATCGCCCTGGCGATGACCGCCGCGCTCGTGGTGGGGGTGGTCAACGGAGTCGTGGTGGTGGTGCTGCGGGTCGACTCGTTCATCGCCACCCTGGCCACCGGCGCTTTGATCCAGTCCCTGATCACGATGGTCACCGACGACAGCTCCATCACCGGGGTCCAGCTGCTGGCCAAGCCGTTCGCCGACATCGCTCAGCTCGACGCGGGCGGCATCACCCTGCCGGTGCTGTACCTGCTGCTCGCCGCGACGGCCATCTGGTTCCTGCTGGAACACACCGCGACCGGGCGCCGGTTGTACGCGACCGGCTTCAACGCCGACGCGGCACGCCTGCAGGGGGTGCGCACCAACCGGCTGCGCTTTCTGACCCTGGTGACGTCCGCACTGGTCTCGGGATTCGCGGGAGTCGTCTTCGCGTCCTCGGTGGGGTCCGGATCGCCGAGCGCGGGCACTCCGTATCTCCTGTCTGCCTACGCGGCGGCCTTCGTCGGCGCGACGCAGTTGCGTGCGGGCCGCTTCAACGCCTGGGGGACGGTGATCGCGGTGCTGCTGCTCGGCACCGGCATCACCGGGCTCGGACTCGCCACCAGCGCGCAGTGGGCCGCGAGCCTGTTCACCGGTGCCGTCCTCATCGTCGCGCTCGTTCTCACGGGAGGGCGGATCACCCTGCCGGCGGTCCTGCGCCGCCACAAGGCGCCCACGGTCGCCGAGGCGGACGACGTATCCGTCCCGGACAAGGAGTTCACATGA
- a CDS encoding NAD(P)-dependent alcohol dehydrogenase, protein MKAVQYRTVGNAPEVVEVPVPEPGPGQVLLKVTAAGLCHSDLAVMSWPQEQFPYPLPMTLGHEGVGTVAGLGSGAVGVAEGDEVAVYGPWGCGLCRACAEGRENSCPHAAGLGIMPPGLGSPGALAEYMVVDSPRHLVPLNGLDPVQAAPLTDAGLTPYHAIRASLPKLVPGSTAVVVGVGGLGHIAVQLLRALTPARVVALDVGKEKLELARAVGAHETLLSDGEAAARVRELTDGVGADVVLDFVGAEATLAVAGASVAVAGDVTVVGIGGGTLAVGFGGGLPFDVSVCAPYWGSRRELIEVLELARQGLVSSHVETFSIEEAPLAYERLHAGEVGGRAVVLPHG, encoded by the coding sequence ATGAAGGCGGTTCAGTACCGGACGGTGGGCAACGCGCCCGAGGTCGTCGAGGTTCCCGTGCCCGAGCCGGGCCCGGGACAGGTGCTGCTGAAGGTGACGGCCGCGGGGCTGTGCCACTCGGACCTGGCGGTCATGAGCTGGCCGCAGGAGCAGTTCCCGTATCCCCTGCCGATGACGCTCGGCCACGAGGGCGTCGGCACCGTCGCGGGACTGGGCAGCGGGGCCGTGGGAGTGGCCGAGGGCGACGAGGTGGCGGTGTACGGCCCGTGGGGCTGTGGTCTGTGCCGGGCGTGCGCGGAGGGCAGGGAGAACTCCTGCCCGCACGCCGCCGGGCTCGGCATCATGCCGCCGGGGCTCGGCTCGCCGGGCGCGCTCGCGGAGTACATGGTGGTGGACTCGCCGCGCCATCTGGTGCCGCTGAACGGGCTGGACCCGGTGCAGGCCGCACCCCTGACGGACGCCGGCCTGACCCCGTACCACGCGATCCGCGCGTCCCTGCCCAAGCTCGTGCCCGGCAGCACGGCGGTGGTGGTCGGCGTCGGCGGCCTGGGTCATATCGCCGTACAACTGCTGCGGGCGTTGACCCCGGCCCGGGTGGTCGCCCTCGATGTCGGCAAGGAGAAGCTGGAGCTGGCCCGCGCGGTCGGCGCCCACGAGACGCTGCTCTCCGACGGCGAGGCGGCGGCCCGGGTGCGGGAGCTGACCGACGGCGTCGGGGCCGACGTGGTGCTGGACTTCGTGGGGGCCGAGGCGACCCTGGCGGTGGCCGGCGCCTCGGTGGCGGTGGCCGGCGATGTCACCGTCGTCGGTATCGGGGGTGGCACTCTCGCGGTCGGCTTCGGCGGCGGTCTGCCGTTCGACGTGTCCGTCTGCGCCCCCTACTGGGGCAGCCGCCGGGAGCTCATCGAGGTCCTCGAACTGGCGAGGCAGGGGCTCGTCTCCTCCCACGTCGAGACCTTCTCGATCGAGGAGGCCCCCCTGGCGTACGAGCGCCTGCATGCCGGCGAGGTGGGCGGGCGCGCGGTCGTCCTGCCGCACGGCTGA